The region TATATATTATGTAGACGTATTATTACTCAACGAGTTTATTCTTATCTATGATTGATAATATTTGAGCATAGACAAACCATTACACATCAGCAAATAagtattttaatataataaattttattttaaataaatttgacTGGTTAAAATCATATATCATTAATCTTTTATATATATTAACAAATATCTAAGTTAACAAGAGCTCATTTTCGTCGtgagttatatatataaataaaaataaatgtttcCTAATTAAAAAACGTTCAATATTTCAATTATTTTCGCTAGAGTTTAATATTTCATTTAGAGTTTAATATACATTGTAAATGTATAGTGCAAGTACTTCGATTATATATTGTTTaataacatatttttatatacatATCTGAATTACTTTGCCTTTAAACTTTGagtaaaaaattgttaaaattacCTTCTAGCAGCTCTTTTAAACTAATTGTCTAAaatgaagttttttttatattatttatattcttctttatatttatagatttttaagagctcatttaaacatttattttttatttttttgttcacttttctttctttctttctctttttaaatttattagtttttttattattttaattaataaaaatatttaagaatATAATATTTAATGTAAAGAAATATATAGAAGCTGGTGTATGTAAAATTTTGATGTAAAATTAAGAAAGTGAGATTTTAGTGatctattttaaataattaagtaaaagaGCTGTTGGGAAATAATTAACCTACTGAAATAATTACTTTTgtcaaatatatatgaatgagaattGGGACGAGTCAAATATCAACTGCGtttagttaatttatttttatatactaAATAAAGCAATAACTACTATGCGTTGGGTggtaaattaaatattaaaatgacaaaaaacataaaaacaaaacgCAAAAGAGACAAGCTATTAGCACTACttcaatgaaaaaaaaattcctaCTTCAATTTCACGTTTATAATGTTCTTTTACTAATTACGTGTGATTATCAATgtaatcattattatttttaaaagaaaattaatgaGAGCTGTTTTTGACTTTTTATTTTCATATGATGAGCTTCCACATAATTTagagtatatacatatatatatttaggcAATGATGCATATAATATGAAATCATAACTATAGTAAAAGTTAATCTATAATAATTATTACAAATGTTGAAGGTCTTaagcactatatatatatatgtagtacAATTTGATTATATGGTCTAATTAAACTTAACCCATAAATGCCGCCAAAGTTGAGGAGGGTGTAGCCCAAAATATAAgtttgacatatggtcaactatatatatatttattgaaatTAATATATGTCACGCTCACGTTATCGTTATCATGAAGTAGTTTTCCGAACTTAAAGAAGAGAGGGAAAAAAAATGCCGTCGAGGAAAAGGATAAGTGATTCAAAGACAAAGACTAAACAACACGAAGAATAACAACAAAGGAAAACAaataatgaatatatatataaatatatgactCGTAGTTCACTCTTCGTTCTGTCACTTCAGACATATGCAAATGTTGCTTCTTTGGGGGGCCCGGCCTACTTCCACAGCCTGAGATCTCTTTTCCCATTTCACTTCTTCTGATATTGATCTTTTCATCCCACTGAGTTCACATGCATTCGcaagatcatcatcatcattagaTATGTTCCACACAcatacacatttatatatatatatatatgaatacagTAGCATCGATCAGTGGTTGCCAGTGAATTGGCTCAATCCCATAGCTGATGAGCCAAAGGAATTATGTGACAAGAATTGCCTTTGTTCCACCTCTCCACCTGATCCCGAGCCTAGAAAATCCCTGGTCAGACCATTTTCGATGCCATTATTTGATGATGACAATGACATGTTATTCCCTAATGATCTCAAATTTGAACCGTCCAAGTAtccatgatgatgatgatgatgatgagccATGTTGGTGGCCACATTGACATTACTAGGAGTAGCTGAAGAAGATAATAAAGATGAAGAAGATGAGTTCATGATCATGACTACACCTGGTGATGATgtgctagtagtagtagtagtagtactaaaTGAAGGGTTGCTTGATGATCTGGTTGAGCCCATTTGAGCTGCTTTTTGGAGAAGAGCTGTGGCTGATATTGGAGCAATAATAGGCTTTGATGATGAGGATGATACTGATGATGATGAAGAGTTGTTAAGTACTCGATTTGGTTCTTCCTTTAATCCAACCAAACTTGACACAGAAGTAGAACAAGAGCCAAAGAGAGTAGTATTACTAGTACTAGTAGTTGATCCCATATTTTGAATCATCTCTGGCACACTGCTACTATAGATATAATCCATGGGATTATTATTAATAAGGTTATTATTATGTGATGATGAATTTGCTTGGTTAAGCCAAAGTGATAATCTTGACTTGCTGAGATGATGATTGAAATGATCTTGATGAAGCTGAAAACCATGACTACTAGTACGACCACTCATGATGCCGAGTCCATGTGTTAAATGGTCCATATTAACTATAGTTGTACTTGAACTAGTACTACTAGTAGTAATAGCATTAGTGTGATCatcaacattattattattactattaccAAAGCTCAGATTGGTGGACACAACCGAAGTAAGCCTAGCACTCTCTTCTGCTAGGGCATCACAAAACGCTCTATGTGTAATGAAGCTATCTTTCCTGGTATAATAAGAAACAATAATCGAATATAAGTACATTTTTGTACATACACGTAATTCTGAAAACAGACCCTTTTAATGCTATTTTGCAAAATAATACTTAAACTTCTTTCCATAGTATTCTAGGTGTCGAAAATTTCTAATAGGTTATTAAGAATATTTTTATAGGATGTCGAGAATTCTCGAAAGGGTGTGGcgaaaaaaatatatcaaaattattttgtaaatatatatatatttatatgtatgtataGATAAATAGATACCTGGAAAAGAGGGTTCCACAATCACACTTGTACTCTCTAGTACCACAAGTCTTGGAGTGAGCTTTCCAGTCAGATTGAACTGCATATTTTTTCGAACACTTTTCACACTTCCACTTCTTCTCACCATGTTTTCGACTAAAGTGTTTCTTTATTCCAGTAAGGTCACCCAGGGCTCGACCAGGGTCATGGTGGACACAACTCTTTTCAGGACATATGTACACCTTCTTCTTCACCTGATCTTTGTTAGTCCTTTGCCGGAGCTTCCATGGAAGGTTGTGACCTCGTCTATGAAGCTGCAAGTTCTGATCTCTCTGGAACCCTTTGTTGCATATTTCACACATGAATCTGTGTGTGGCCATAAGGGTCTTTGGAGATAATGCAACAACCTCCGCATCTGGATCTGTAATGAATATCTATATATAGTTAGTAtactatatatacatatgtgatcattaAGTATATAATGAAAATTAAGAGAGTATTTTATTGCCTGGTGTTCCTGGGAGATTTCTCTTCTTCTTGGCAAcagcagttgtagtagtagttgGGTTTGGTTTTGGGCTAGTAGGGTTACGGTTTGGCTCTTGATTATGATGATGAGGAAGATGAGCAGTAGTGCCAAACCAGCCATTAATATTGGAAGAAAACCCTTCAGTACCAGCCATAATACGCATCTAATAGAGAG is a window of Humulus lupulus chromosome 4, drHumLupu1.1, whole genome shotgun sequence DNA encoding:
- the LOC133831018 gene encoding zinc finger protein BALDIBIS: MRIMAGTEGFSSNINGWFGTTAHLPHHHNQEPNRNPTSPKPNPTTTTTAVAKKKRNLPGTPDPDAEVVALSPKTLMATHRFMCEICNKGFQRDQNLQLHRRGHNLPWKLRQRTNKDQVKKKVYICPEKSCVHHDPGRALGDLTGIKKHFSRKHGEKKWKCEKCSKKYAVQSDWKAHSKTCGTREYKCDCGTLFSRKDSFITHRAFCDALAEESARLTSVVSTNLSFGNSNNNNVDDHTNAITTSSTSSSTTIVNMDHLTHGLGIMSGRTSSHGFQLHQDHFNHHLSKSRLSLWLNQANSSSHNNNLINNNPMDYIYSSSVPEMIQNMGSTTSTSNTTLFGSCSTSVSSLVGLKEEPNRVLNNSSSSSVSSSSSKPIIAPISATALLQKAAQMGSTRSSSNPSFSTTTTTTSTSSPGVVMIMNSSSSSLLSSSATPSNVNVATNMAHHHHHHHGYLDGSNLRSLGNNMSLSSSNNGIENGLTRDFLGSGSGGEVEQRQFLSHNSFGSSAMGLSQFTGNH